A genome region from Oceanivirga salmonicida includes the following:
- a CDS encoding ORF6N domain-containing protein: MKIDNNLFDKTVIINEENLATKIYNIRGQKVMLDFELAEIYGYETKRFNEQVKRNKEKFEGEDFMFQLTDDELEKLLRSQNATLKKGTGRGSNIKYKPYCFTE; the protein is encoded by the coding sequence ATGAAAATAGATAATAACTTGTTTGATAAGACAGTTATAATTAATGAAGAAAATTTAGCTACTAAAATATATAATATTCGTGGACAAAAAGTTATGTTAGATTTTGAGTTGGCAGAAATATATGGTTATGAAACAAAGCGATTTAATGAACAAGTCAAAAGAAATAAAGAAAAATTTGAAGGCGAAGATTTTATGTTTCAATTAACTGATGATGAATTGGAAAAACTTTTAAGGTCGCAAAATGCGACCTTGAAAAAAGGAACAGGTAGAGGGAGTAATATTAAGTATAAACCATACTGTTTTACGGAATAA